The proteins below come from a single Caballeronia sp. SBC1 genomic window:
- a CDS encoding EAL domain-containing protein: protein MSLLVGVAFYGIVRDRITTMEAARRGALDIADAIQVHISGELVQASYSIIGVRADLQGKPHASASVVRVSLLQAMRYDAVSAFIGVAHGGEILMADRAGFVVDRPALTGALCKALQRTALTDTVEALPLIHDDERGIWYLPMVLRIDKLGSDTDTSFALVPALQLVGAASSLQLLTEGRFGLFTGEGRRLFRYLSREHAFEIRPSPVSPNRLQTIAERETGTFEGESSVDHRYDIFGYSRSRSLPLLVVVGMPKNSLEMAWLQRSAVQFILLLGGCLASVVFALRLRKAVSDLAKSHGLYRQLFRSVDDGLIILDRDGVIQKYNPRASRLLCAESEQGLAGLNLFHLTATDRSADLVASRGLDRLRHLKAGETCTHDWKFRRIDVAGTIDVKLQLSAFPGEADTLVMALLRDVTTEREYLARQEFLANHDTLTGLLNRYAFLDHLGGRVNDNPDGSFIVALLDLNRFKEINDSLGHHAGDAVLEILGGRLGHLLERRSGCIARLGGDEIAVCADPTEWSGGVEEICRGLHAAIQKSFTLDDAHFEVTASVGVAVYPDDANMPEQLLRCADIAMYSAKRAMIPVRHYSPNLDCNTPQSLALKSDFARAIRDGDVFLAYQPKVRLCDGALVGFEALARWTHLSEGPILPSIFVPLAETTELIYPFTYRVLRTAIGQLKSWSLSGHHVSISVNVSANNLLHPDFVEQVNALLQEFEVSPAQLELEVTESALMRDPDTALKHLCQIRDMGVQLSIDDFGTGHSSLAYLKMLPVQILKIDQSFIASLMTDEADRRIVNSAIKLAHSFNMQVVAEGVETSDVADILLAMGCDIAQGYFYDRPAGADEIAGRWLLSGD from the coding sequence ATGTCATTGCTGGTGGGCGTCGCATTCTACGGGATTGTCCGGGACCGCATCACGACAATGGAGGCCGCGCGTCGGGGGGCGCTCGACATTGCGGACGCGATTCAGGTGCACATTTCGGGTGAGCTTGTGCAGGCATCCTATAGCATCATAGGCGTTCGTGCGGATCTGCAGGGCAAACCGCACGCAAGTGCGTCGGTGGTGCGGGTGAGCTTGTTACAGGCGATGCGTTATGACGCGGTGTCCGCGTTCATTGGGGTCGCCCACGGCGGCGAAATTTTAATGGCCGACAGAGCGGGTTTCGTCGTCGATAGGCCAGCCCTCACAGGCGCCCTGTGTAAAGCGCTACAGAGGACGGCGCTAACGGATACCGTGGAGGCCCTTCCTCTCATCCATGATGATGAGCGAGGAATCTGGTATTTGCCGATGGTGCTGCGCATCGACAAATTAGGGAGCGACACCGACACCTCTTTCGCCCTTGTCCCGGCGCTGCAGCTAGTTGGAGCGGCGTCCAGTCTTCAGTTGCTGACAGAAGGACGCTTTGGGCTTTTTACGGGCGAAGGCAGAAGGCTGTTCCGGTACCTTAGTCGCGAGCATGCCTTTGAGATCCGTCCTTCTCCGGTTTCGCCAAACAGGCTACAAACAATAGCGGAGCGGGAAACCGGGACGTTTGAAGGCGAGTCTTCCGTCGATCACCGATACGACATCTTTGGCTACTCGCGCTCCAGGTCGCTACCACTGCTTGTCGTCGTGGGCATGCCAAAGAACTCGCTCGAAATGGCTTGGCTCCAGCGGTCTGCAGTGCAATTCATACTGCTGTTAGGCGGGTGTCTTGCATCTGTCGTCTTCGCTTTACGATTAAGGAAAGCGGTCTCCGACCTCGCCAAGAGCCATGGTTTGTATCGCCAGTTGTTCAGATCAGTGGACGACGGGTTGATCATCCTGGATCGCGATGGTGTCATCCAGAAATACAACCCACGCGCCTCTCGGCTTCTGTGCGCCGAGTCGGAACAGGGACTCGCCGGGCTCAATCTTTTTCACCTTACCGCGACCGATCGATCCGCAGATCTTGTCGCGAGCCGTGGGCTGGACCGGCTACGCCACCTTAAGGCGGGCGAGACATGCACTCACGATTGGAAATTCCGACGCATAGACGTCGCCGGTACGATTGACGTGAAATTGCAGCTATCCGCGTTTCCGGGCGAAGCGGATACGTTAGTCATGGCGCTGCTGCGGGACGTGACAACGGAGCGCGAGTATCTTGCCAGGCAGGAATTTCTTGCCAACCACGATACGCTGACCGGCCTCCTGAATCGCTATGCTTTCCTCGATCATCTCGGCGGTAGAGTCAATGACAACCCGGACGGGTCATTCATCGTCGCGCTTCTGGATTTGAATCGCTTCAAGGAGATCAACGATTCATTGGGGCATCACGCAGGTGACGCCGTCCTTGAAATCCTGGGTGGGAGACTGGGCCACCTGCTTGAACGCCGTTCAGGTTGTATCGCAAGACTGGGGGGAGATGAAATTGCGGTTTGTGCGGACCCGACGGAATGGTCGGGTGGAGTAGAGGAGATCTGTCGGGGACTGCACGCAGCGATTCAGAAATCGTTCACGCTCGATGACGCGCATTTCGAAGTTACCGCGAGTGTCGGCGTAGCGGTGTACCCAGATGATGCGAACATGCCCGAACAGCTTCTCCGCTGTGCCGACATCGCCATGTATTCCGCGAAGCGGGCAATGATACCGGTCAGGCATTACTCGCCGAACCTGGATTGCAACACGCCGCAGTCATTGGCGTTGAAGTCTGATTTTGCACGCGCGATCCGTGACGGCGACGTGTTCCTGGCGTACCAGCCAAAGGTGCGCCTCTGCGATGGAGCGCTGGTCGGCTTCGAGGCATTGGCACGCTGGACGCATCTCAGCGAGGGGCCCATATTGCCTAGCATTTTTGTTCCTTTGGCTGAGACCACCGAGCTGATCTATCCCTTTACCTATCGCGTGCTCAGGACAGCCATCGGGCAACTCAAATCATGGTCGCTGAGCGGCCACCACGTATCGATTTCTGTCAACGTCAGCGCGAACAATCTGTTGCATCCGGACTTTGTCGAGCAGGTGAACGCGTTGTTGCAGGAATTCGAAGTTTCACCGGCTCAACTAGAGCTCGAGGTCACGGAAAGTGCGTTGATGCGAGATCCCGACACCGCGCTGAAGCACCTCTGCCAGATTAGAGACATGGGCGTACAGTTGTCCATCGACGACTTTGGTACAGGTCACTCCTCTCTGGCCTATCTGAAGATGTTGCCAGTGCAAATTCTTAAGATAGACCAGTCCTTTATCGCGTCGCTCATGACCGACGAGGCAGATCGCCGGATTGTGAACTCGGCCATCAAACTCGCACATAGCTTCAACATGCAAGTGGTGGCCGAGGGGGTGGAAACGTCTGACGTGGCTGATATTCTGTTGGCGATGGGATGCGACATCGCTCAGGGCTATTTCTACGATCGGCCAGCAGGTGCGGACGAAATTGCTGGACGATGGTTGTTGAGTGGAGATTAA
- a CDS encoding IS701 family transposase — MENLEKFDRYIEHLCAALGHEDRNAGLQDYCRGLMLPIHRKSVEPLAAHTDPLHVAAKHQSLHHFVAKAGWSDHAVMTRIRDWVVPDLGLDSGCYWIVDDTGFPKKGTHSVGVARQYCGQLGKQDNCQVAVSLSLASVRGSVPVGYQLYLPKDWAADPVRRKKAGVPDEVSFATKPEIALAQMHEALASGVPMGVVLADAGYGDETAFRDGITELGMLYAVGIRPGTTVWAPGAAPLPPRPWSGRGIRPTKLRREPGHEPVSVKALAMALPREAYSAVTWREGTNTDLSSRFAAVRVRPAHRDYLGTEMRAEEWLLIEWPEGEAEPVKYFLSTAPSDATLEQLVFVTKMRWRIERDYQELKQEFGLAHYEGRGWRGFHHHATLCIAAYAFLVTERLGQEGAKKNRARPEAASLPEGYLPRGSRTGPAPRA; from the coding sequence ATGGAAAATCTGGAGAAGTTCGATCGCTACATCGAGCACCTGTGCGCAGCGTTAGGGCATGAGGATCGGAACGCCGGATTGCAGGACTATTGTCGCGGGCTGATGCTGCCGATCCATCGCAAGAGCGTTGAGCCTCTGGCAGCGCATACCGATCCGCTGCACGTCGCAGCAAAGCATCAGTCACTGCATCACTTCGTGGCGAAGGCCGGATGGTCCGACCACGCGGTGATGACGCGCATCCGCGACTGGGTTGTGCCAGACCTTGGTCTGGACAGTGGCTGCTACTGGATCGTTGATGACACGGGATTCCCGAAGAAGGGCACGCATTCAGTTGGCGTCGCGCGCCAATACTGCGGTCAACTGGGCAAACAGGACAACTGCCAGGTGGCGGTCAGTTTGTCGCTGGCCAGCGTTCGGGGCAGCGTTCCTGTTGGCTATCAACTGTATCTGCCCAAGGACTGGGCGGCTGACCCTGTGCGCCGCAAGAAAGCCGGGGTGCCCGACGAGGTGAGCTTCGCGACCAAGCCGGAAATCGCGTTGGCGCAAATGCATGAGGCGCTCGCCTCGGGCGTGCCCATGGGCGTGGTGCTGGCCGATGCTGGGTATGGCGATGAAACCGCCTTTCGCGATGGCATTACTGAACTGGGCATGCTGTATGCCGTCGGTATCAGGCCGGGAACCACGGTATGGGCACCGGGCGCCGCACCCCTGCCACCCAGGCCATGGAGCGGTCGCGGCATACGGCCGACGAAGCTGCGCCGCGAGCCGGGTCACGAGCCGGTGTCGGTCAAGGCACTGGCCATGGCATTGCCGCGGGAGGCCTATAGTGCGGTCACCTGGCGCGAAGGTACCAACACGGATCTATCCTCGCGTTTCGCCGCTGTGCGGGTTCGTCCTGCTCACCGCGATTACCTGGGCACCGAGATGCGCGCCGAGGAGTGGCTACTGATCGAGTGGCCCGAGGGAGAAGCCGAGCCGGTGAAATACTTCCTCAGCACGGCGCCGTCCGATGCCACGCTGGAACAACTGGTCTTCGTCACCAAGATGCGCTGGCGTATTGAGCGAGACTACCAGGAGCTCAAGCAGGAGTTCGGCCTCGCGCATTACGAGGGCCGCGGCTGGCGCGGCTTCCATCACCATGCCACGCTGTGTATTGCGGCTTACGCCTTTCTCGTCACCGAGCGGCTCGGTCAGGAGGGCGCAAAAAAAAACCGCGCTCGACCAGAAGCGGCTTCCCTACCCGAAGGTTACCTCCCTCGCGGCAGCCGGACGGGTCCAGCGCCACGTGCCTGA
- the gmtX gene encoding gamma-mobile-trio protein GmtX — protein MNMTTEIHPDVVLESLLAKGARAQRRRNLAQMHELCRVQYDVGSRDFSLPSIGRLCEAQGLLKGRALYNAQSADYRALIEAWATYAGPPAPKASKPLASYEYLMRIEDPAIRSIMQAIIAERDKLKAQLNVLKTQTQLTVDRRPLGATIVPTPSTYSAAVATMSEHLTPSERNALQNAISHEFLVSLCHKKTTVSFTFHSIIRNPYLPADCNGKSGEVRSLHRAPVRSVRA, from the coding sequence ATGAACATGACGACGGAGATTCATCCCGATGTTGTACTCGAGTCGCTACTGGCCAAAGGTGCTCGGGCGCAACGGCGTCGCAATCTGGCACAGATGCATGAGCTCTGCCGCGTTCAGTACGACGTTGGCTCGCGCGACTTCTCGCTTCCATCCATTGGACGCCTGTGCGAGGCGCAGGGCTTGCTCAAGGGACGTGCGCTGTATAACGCCCAGTCCGCCGACTATCGCGCGCTCATTGAGGCGTGGGCAACGTACGCCGGTCCGCCTGCGCCAAAGGCATCCAAGCCGTTGGCCAGCTACGAATATCTGATGCGCATTGAGGACCCCGCCATCCGCTCCATCATGCAAGCAATCATCGCTGAGCGGGATAAGCTCAAAGCCCAGCTCAATGTACTGAAGACGCAAACGCAACTTACGGTTGACCGGCGTCCGCTCGGCGCCACGATTGTACCCACCCCATCCACGTACTCTGCAGCGGTGGCGACGATGTCCGAACATTTGACGCCGTCTGAGCGCAACGCTCTGCAAAACGCCATCTCGCACGAATTCCTAGTCTCACTGTGTCATAAAAAAACGACAGTTTCTTTTACGTTTCATTCTATAATAAGGAATCCTTATTTACCAGCGGACTGCAATGGAAAATCTGGAGAAGTTCGATCGCTACATCGAGCACCTGTGCGCAGCGTTAGGGCATGA
- a CDS encoding integrase family protein has product MAKASRGKASGRSVPANKVKGCKRNSDPALSWVEREYPQLAAWRLLAVEWLKGETLGVSTRLSALSAFFERYLVRLDLPLDPAVFLARDTVLPDFYRTACPDSYGGIAYNNAIHAFLHFVLLHEFSVSDDHGHLVISPAYHNPVARGSGAGLPKRDESVHSPLPYGYIDELRQMLAAGLHFRDWQWAHSALGVGIGQRGYPAPDWFPVSETQINRSDPDCVWRIRERTQTGGGPVLEMWSPVRWVALLVKLILPLRTFQVRMLDSGEADTWRYEAGRWVRNLHPLAHGEHRPLRLGVFRRGGLLSDSESACTVLYINTNKTADFVRSAQEKGYILPWAAGGPVHQDVFHWLEKLRNWQEKYNPVRCRTAWIELDGRHMKAKSQVQLAGYPDTCFLFRLPEAPAGEYHLPIRDGALEICWFTLLEAFESRLADRGETHCNGVPVRLLRPMQRSGSRVTLFPLHSLRVSLVTALALEGQVPFPVLQKLVGHSRLMMTLYYTKPGANRIRDVLVGAAQRLEAAKQASIQNFLLDTEHDLLLQQAICNSPASLSAAIPQHPAARNPAGWMPMHHGLCLVGGNTSEVESVATIGGCYNGGPQITLGCSSVSPKYGPVPGGSRNCVRCRWFVTEPHYLPALAAHFNTLAYHFDEARNACLAHEATLQELKKQKAEAEEARQPFSRLNTYGQAERLWESAMRRFSDLAEDLVACYRLIERCKSALEPFHGSGMKMVAVGMPADVQLVFEETESELLQLAGVCESAEVYPDLQPGKAVFRRSQLLDAALYRDNLPPMFMLLSEEEQLRVGNAFMARLAEQMNPNSAAGRREVIRLIDAGESLSRQFGIDLTSLLPAIGPAHRLPTRDLLVRSRR; this is encoded by the coding sequence GTGGCAAAGGCATCCAGAGGGAAGGCATCCGGTAGATCCGTACCCGCCAACAAAGTTAAGGGGTGCAAGCGAAATAGTGACCCGGCGCTGAGCTGGGTCGAGCGCGAATATCCCCAGTTGGCCGCTTGGCGCCTGCTTGCTGTCGAGTGGCTTAAGGGCGAGACCTTGGGGGTGAGCACCCGACTTTCCGCGCTGAGTGCTTTCTTCGAGAGGTACCTGGTTAGGCTGGACCTTCCGCTCGACCCGGCAGTATTCCTCGCGCGAGACACCGTTCTGCCGGACTTCTATCGGACCGCATGTCCCGATTCCTACGGTGGTATCGCGTACAACAATGCCATCCACGCATTCCTGCACTTCGTTTTACTACACGAGTTCAGTGTGTCGGACGACCATGGCCACCTTGTGATATCGCCCGCTTACCACAATCCGGTGGCGCGCGGCTCCGGAGCCGGACTACCCAAACGCGACGAGAGCGTGCACTCGCCGTTGCCTTATGGCTACATTGACGAGCTGCGCCAGATGCTAGCGGCGGGCTTGCACTTCCGCGACTGGCAGTGGGCACACAGCGCGTTGGGGGTAGGAATTGGGCAACGCGGATACCCAGCGCCTGACTGGTTCCCGGTGAGCGAAACTCAGATTAACCGGTCCGACCCGGACTGCGTGTGGCGTATCCGTGAACGCACGCAAACAGGTGGTGGCCCAGTGCTGGAGATGTGGAGTCCGGTGCGCTGGGTGGCTTTGCTAGTGAAGCTCATCCTACCGCTACGGACGTTCCAGGTGCGCATGCTCGATTCAGGCGAAGCCGACACCTGGCGGTACGAAGCAGGCCGCTGGGTGCGCAACCTACACCCGCTTGCACACGGCGAACACCGGCCGTTGCGCCTGGGCGTCTTTCGCCGCGGCGGGCTGCTCTCGGACAGTGAGTCCGCCTGCACGGTGCTCTACATCAACACGAACAAGACCGCCGACTTCGTCAGGTCAGCGCAGGAGAAGGGCTACATCCTGCCGTGGGCTGCCGGCGGCCCGGTGCACCAGGATGTCTTCCATTGGCTGGAGAAGCTACGTAACTGGCAGGAGAAGTACAACCCCGTGCGCTGTCGTACCGCCTGGATTGAATTAGACGGTCGCCACATGAAGGCCAAGAGTCAGGTGCAACTTGCGGGCTACCCAGACACGTGCTTCCTCTTCCGGCTACCGGAGGCGCCAGCGGGGGAATACCACCTACCTATACGTGATGGCGCTTTGGAGATCTGCTGGTTCACGCTGCTCGAAGCCTTCGAGTCGCGCCTCGCTGACCGGGGCGAGACCCACTGCAACGGGGTACCCGTACGACTACTGCGGCCCATGCAACGGAGCGGCAGCCGTGTCACGCTCTTCCCGCTGCACAGCCTGCGTGTCTCGCTGGTCACGGCTCTGGCCCTTGAAGGTCAAGTGCCGTTCCCGGTGCTGCAGAAGCTGGTCGGCCACAGCCGCCTCATGATGACACTCTATTACACCAAGCCGGGTGCGAACCGAATCCGCGACGTGTTGGTGGGGGCCGCGCAACGGCTCGAAGCAGCCAAGCAGGCGAGCATTCAAAACTTCCTGCTCGATACGGAGCATGACCTGCTGCTCCAGCAGGCCATTTGCAACAGCCCCGCGAGCCTGTCCGCCGCTATCCCGCAGCACCCAGCGGCGCGTAACCCTGCCGGTTGGATGCCCATGCATCACGGCCTGTGCCTCGTCGGTGGCAACACCAGCGAAGTAGAAAGCGTCGCGACCATCGGCGGCTGTTACAACGGCGGACCTCAGATTACCTTAGGCTGCAGCTCGGTCAGTCCAAAATATGGCCCTGTCCCGGGCGGTAGCCGCAACTGCGTGCGCTGCCGTTGGTTTGTGACAGAGCCCCACTATCTGCCAGCGTTGGCCGCGCACTTCAACACGCTGGCGTACCACTTTGACGAGGCGCGCAACGCCTGTCTTGCCCACGAAGCGACTTTGCAGGAATTGAAGAAGCAAAAGGCGGAAGCGGAAGAGGCCCGGCAGCCCTTTAGCCGCCTCAACACGTACGGGCAAGCGGAGCGGTTGTGGGAATCCGCGATGAGGCGGTTCAGCGACCTGGCCGAGGACCTGGTCGCTTGTTATCGACTCATCGAGCGTTGCAAGTCCGCCCTTGAGCCCTTCCACGGCAGCGGAATGAAAATGGTCGCCGTCGGCATGCCGGCCGACGTGCAGTTGGTGTTCGAGGAAACCGAATCCGAACTATTGCAGTTGGCGGGCGTATGCGAGTCTGCCGAAGTCTATCCAGACCTTCAACCCGGCAAGGCGGTGTTCCGCCGAAGCCAGCTGCTCGACGCCGCGCTGTATCGTGACAATCTGCCGCCGATGTTCATGTTGCTGTCGGAAGAAGAACAACTCCGGGTGGGCAACGCGTTCATGGCCCGGCTCGCAGAGCAAATGAACCCGAATTCCGCGGCAGGACGACGAGAGGTGATTCGATTGATAGATGCCGGAGAAAGTCTTAGCCGGCAATTCGGCATCGACCTGACCTCGCTGCTACCTGCCATTGGCCCGGCGCACCGCTTGCCCACTCGCGACTTATTGGTGCGGAGCAGACGATGA
- the gmtY gene encoding gamma-mobile-trio recombinase GmtY: protein MFVTVKAKVYTDSSGAYRELPVLLTPAGPLEPLLDYLLARSHDRSLEWMKKVVRSVRMFLEYLLSNPAETDPHRLFLNFAQRLYTGTFELESHLDPSWLCWAPRSPHDAQHIVAQLTDFFCWLSDIRPSAAAVIPRYAGGAYDRMLDEVAYQYRRNHAFLGHTWAVNATPEYTGHRARYRRLPRVEMDEPPAFPEERFAELLFEGFKAGNRYDYRNMLITLLLHGAGFRESEPFHLYISDVFPNPQSTNQAMVLIHHPSFGTAPSDWRDECGRPKKGNRAAYLAEQFGLVPRTEVMDRRAAGWKGGTHDAAFYKRAYWFLPEYGELFLRLWYRYLEQVARVARNHPFAFINLRRDPLGKPYSLAQYNKAHAAACERIGLTVAKAFGTTPHGHRHAYGRRLTNAGIERALIRRFMHHASPESQEIYTQATTKEALAALMAAAQRLQGNASPGHPPTPGGFEFIL, encoded by the coding sequence ATGTTCGTGACCGTCAAAGCGAAGGTCTACACGGATTCCAGCGGCGCTTATAGGGAGCTTCCGGTCCTGCTGACGCCTGCGGGACCTCTGGAGCCACTGCTTGACTATCTGCTCGCCCGCAGCCATGACCGAAGCCTCGAATGGATGAAGAAGGTCGTGCGGTCGGTACGAATGTTCCTTGAGTATCTGCTAAGCAACCCCGCAGAGACCGACCCCCATCGCCTATTCCTCAACTTCGCGCAGCGGCTCTATACGGGTACCTTTGAACTTGAAAGCCACCTGGACCCGAGCTGGCTATGCTGGGCGCCGCGTTCGCCCCACGACGCGCAACATATTGTGGCGCAGCTCACCGACTTCTTTTGCTGGCTTAGCGACATACGGCCATCTGCCGCCGCGGTAATTCCTCGATACGCCGGCGGTGCCTACGACCGCATGCTCGACGAGGTGGCCTACCAATATCGGCGCAACCATGCGTTTCTGGGGCACACGTGGGCAGTCAACGCCACCCCCGAATACACTGGACATCGGGCGCGATACAGACGCCTGCCAAGAGTCGAAATGGATGAGCCACCAGCGTTCCCTGAGGAGCGCTTCGCGGAACTGCTGTTCGAGGGATTCAAAGCCGGCAATCGGTACGACTACCGGAACATGCTCATCACGCTGTTGCTGCATGGCGCGGGCTTCCGTGAGTCCGAACCGTTCCACCTCTATATCAGCGATGTGTTTCCCAATCCGCAGAGCACCAATCAGGCCATGGTGCTCATTCACCACCCGAGCTTTGGCACTGCGCCGTCGGATTGGCGTGACGAATGTGGTCGACCCAAGAAGGGAAATCGTGCGGCTTACCTCGCGGAGCAATTTGGCCTCGTGCCGCGTACTGAAGTGATGGACAGGCGCGCGGCGGGCTGGAAAGGCGGCACGCACGATGCCGCCTTCTATAAGCGGGCCTACTGGTTTTTGCCCGAGTACGGCGAGTTGTTTCTGAGACTGTGGTATCGCTACCTCGAACAGGTTGCGCGCGTCGCGCGTAACCATCCGTTCGCATTTATCAATCTGCGCCGCGACCCACTGGGCAAACCATATTCACTCGCCCAGTACAACAAGGCCCATGCAGCAGCCTGCGAGCGCATCGGCTTGACCGTGGCCAAAGCGTTTGGCACAACGCCACACGGTCATCGCCACGCTTATGGTCGACGCTTGACGAACGCCGGCATCGAGCGCGCACTCATTCGGCGCTTCATGCATCATGCCTCCCCCGAAAGCCAGGAGATCTATACGCAAGCCACCACCAAAGAGGCATTGGCCGCGCTGATGGCCGCCGCGCAGCGGCTGCAGGGCAACGCATCGCCGGGGCACCCACCTACGCCCGGGGGCTTTGAATTTATTCTGTGA
- a CDS encoding helix-turn-helix domain-containing protein — translation MNRRKPELQAIDLATWPGIAWTDLDNEARKVMRQRMHALELFVQGEPVHAIEKATGVNRRQLYRWLERGLSLHSDGCVFGFRALQPHSGVASYARLTGVVVQGERGSRGAAEAFSQLLERYPMLATWLRQQVKRRRVSLGQVHTDGRLHTRLHGLQPLHVAFLQECRAAGLTVADYPFNTHGRAIRSLGARLKAEMLRTFAAGARAAGASHLKGLPYHDNGASVPSAKRPYQVVEFDGHRLDIRLKIVVRDQLGFEHEFEIERVWLLAIIDVCTRAVLGYHISLGREYSRYDVIKTIENALEPHRTRSFTIAGLAFDARDGFPSQRLPELGYVTWEWMKLDNAKANLANESLAAMCEFVGCCVDAGPKYSPDERPYIERFFGTIASRLSSRLPGYTGSHPRDLRRALADPKGNLRLFVSLDELEELVEYAIGSYHGTPHAGLNNVTPLEAIEYFVRGRQQLLNWLPEHHRRTLCLMQSAVRCRVRAYLDKGVRPHINLHGARYTSNVLACSTHLIGQRLLVYMNADDMRSVRAFLADGSELGVLDAQGAWRVMPHTLTLRRKILKEKANRGSLASASANPIEDYLNVKLAQAKKKRKVASDLSQAVRILSAAPTVRTPVGPLKAALSAAKRDTESKPNGVSDQGPPPVLSTPVRPRKLTIGTGQVY, via the coding sequence ATGAATCGCCGCAAGCCTGAACTGCAGGCAATCGATCTCGCAACGTGGCCGGGTATTGCATGGACCGATCTGGATAACGAAGCGCGCAAGGTCATGAGGCAACGAATGCATGCACTTGAGCTTTTCGTGCAAGGCGAGCCAGTACACGCGATCGAGAAAGCGACCGGCGTGAATCGCCGGCAGCTGTATCGCTGGCTCGAGCGTGGCTTGTCGCTGCACTCCGACGGTTGCGTTTTTGGGTTCCGCGCTTTGCAGCCCCACTCAGGGGTTGCATCGTACGCTCGGCTGACGGGCGTCGTCGTGCAAGGGGAGCGAGGCAGCCGCGGGGCCGCAGAGGCATTCTCGCAGCTTCTCGAGCGATACCCCATGCTCGCAACGTGGCTGCGCCAGCAGGTCAAGCGGCGCCGCGTATCACTCGGGCAGGTTCACACCGACGGGCGACTGCACACCCGACTGCACGGCTTGCAGCCACTCCACGTCGCTTTTCTGCAGGAATGTCGTGCTGCTGGCCTGACGGTCGCAGATTACCCATTCAATACTCATGGGCGGGCAATCCGATCGCTTGGAGCACGTTTGAAGGCGGAGATGTTGCGCACATTTGCCGCAGGCGCACGAGCTGCGGGAGCATCGCATCTGAAGGGGTTGCCGTATCACGACAACGGGGCCAGCGTCCCGAGCGCGAAGCGTCCCTATCAGGTCGTGGAATTCGACGGCCATCGTCTGGACATCCGACTGAAGATCGTGGTGCGTGACCAGCTCGGTTTTGAGCACGAGTTTGAGATCGAGCGTGTCTGGCTACTGGCGATCATTGACGTCTGTACAAGAGCGGTTCTGGGTTATCACATCTCGCTTGGACGAGAGTACAGCCGATACGATGTGATCAAGACGATCGAGAACGCTTTAGAGCCGCACCGCACGCGATCCTTCACAATTGCAGGTCTGGCCTTTGACGCTCGCGACGGATTTCCCTCGCAGCGTTTGCCCGAGCTCGGGTACGTTACATGGGAGTGGATGAAGCTCGACAACGCGAAGGCTAACCTCGCAAACGAGTCGCTAGCGGCCATGTGCGAATTTGTCGGTTGCTGTGTCGATGCGGGGCCGAAGTACAGTCCGGACGAACGGCCCTATATTGAGCGGTTTTTTGGCACCATCGCCAGCAGGTTGTCTTCCCGACTACCCGGATACACCGGCTCGCATCCACGTGATTTGCGTCGTGCGCTGGCAGATCCGAAGGGGAATCTGCGCCTTTTTGTGTCGCTGGACGAACTCGAAGAACTGGTCGAGTACGCGATCGGAAGCTACCACGGCACACCGCACGCCGGACTGAACAACGTCACACCGCTGGAAGCAATCGAGTATTTCGTACGCGGCAGGCAGCAGTTGCTCAACTGGCTTCCCGAACATCATCGACGCACGCTCTGTCTGATGCAGTCGGCGGTGCGGTGCCGGGTACGTGCCTATCTCGACAAGGGTGTCAGGCCTCATATCAACCTGCACGGCGCTCGGTATACAAGCAATGTACTTGCATGCAGTACACATCTCATCGGGCAGCGCCTGCTTGTCTATATGAATGCGGACGATATGAGGAGTGTTCGCGCGTTTCTAGCCGACGGATCTGAACTCGGCGTCCTCGACGCGCAGGGAGCATGGCGTGTCATGCCGCACACCCTGACGCTACGCCGGAAGATCCTCAAAGAGAAAGCCAATCGGGGGTCGTTGGCGTCCGCGTCCGCAAATCCCATTGAAGACTATTTGAACGTCAAGCTGGCGCAGGCAAAGAAGAAACGTAAGGTCGCATCGGATTTGTCGCAGGCCGTGCGCATCCTGTCCGCCGCGCCTACTGTTCGGACGCCCGTCGGACCGCTGAAAGCCGCTTTATCTGCAGCGAAACGCGATACGGAATCTAAGCCTAACGGCGTTTCTGATCAAGGCCCACCGCCTGTATTGAGCACGCCGGTCCGTCCGCGCAAGCTTACGATCGGCACGGGCCAGGTCTATTAA